The DNA region TTGATGGCGCATCTTCTGGTTTTGGTTTTTCAACGAATTGTTTTACATTGTAGATCTTTTCAGAGAATTGCGCTTCAGGATCGATTACCCCGTATTTATCTGTATCTTCATGTGGTACAGGCATTACCGCAATGTTAGACGCTTTTGTGACATCATAAGCGTCAATCAATTGTTTAGTTAATGGCACTTCGTCAACCATCAAGTCATCCCCAAGCATTACGACAAAAGGCTCGTCACCAACAAAGGCTTTTGCTTGTAATACCGCGTCTCCTAACCCTTTTGGATAAGATTGACGTTTGAAGAATAGGTTTAAACCAACCGTTTCCCCGATGATTTCAAGCAAGTCATCGCGACCCTTATCTGCCAAGTTCGACTCTAACTCAACATTTGAGTCAAAGTGGTCTTCGATTGGTCGTTTACTTTTTCCAGTAACAATTAGAATATCTTCAATTCCAGAAGCCAAGGCCTCTTCTACGATAAATTGAATGGTTGGTTTATTAACAATCGGCAACATCTCTTTCGCCATTGCCTTTGTTGCAGGTAGGAACCGTGTACCTAGCCCTGCTGCAGGAATAATCGCTTTTCTTACTTTCGCCATGAATGAATCCTCCATTTATCTGTTAAATTTTCTCATTTCATTATAAAACAAATTGCCGTTAAAAAATATCCTTTAAGTCATCTTCAAACTGCAATTCACCTTTGCGTTCTCTAGCCATTAAGGCGGTGATCACATCTTGAATACTAGATTCTCCTTGAATCACCTTGTAAATTGCTTGGGTAATCGGCATATCAACGCCCTCTTCTTGGGCCAATTCATAGGCTGAAACAGCTGTTGCAAACCCTTCAACAACCATACCCATATGGTCTTCTACGTCTTTCACCGCTTGACCTTGACCAACTTGTTGGCCGGCCCGCCAGTTTCTTGAGTGGATACTTGTAGCGGTAACAATCAAGTCACCGACTGCTGATAGGCCCATAAAGGTTAACGGATCAGCGCCCATGGCCACCCCTAACCGGGTAATTTCAGCAAGTCCTCGGGTGATTAAAGCCGCCTTGGCATTGTCCCCGTAACCTGCTCCCACTAAGGCGCCAGCACCTAAAGCGATAATGTTTTTCAATGATCCTGCCAGTTCAACCCCGATGATATCTGGATTGGTATAGACCCTGAAGTAGTCATTCATGAATACTTCTTGGACTAAGTGACAGGCCTCGTCATCAATTGAAGCCGCTGTTATAGTCGTAATATCATGTTTGACCACCTCTTCTGCGTGGCTTGGGCCTGATAAAACCACCACCCTCGCTTGACCAATTGGCTGGAAGACTTCCGTTAAAATCTCAGAAATCCGCAGATGGGTGCTCTGCTCTAATCCCTTAGCCGCGTGCATAATGACCGGTAATTCGTGCACATTTTTCTCCTGCAAAATAGTAACCACCTGGCTTGCTACCTGCCGTATGGCCTTGGTGGGCACGACGAAGTTGATCAAGTCTGCCTGGTCCAAGGCTAGGGCCATATCATTTGTTGCAATGATATTCTTCGGCAACACTAGATCAGGTAAATAATGGTCATTTTTCCCAGTGGTTTGAATCTCACGGGCCTGTTCTGGATTATGCGTCCATAAGGTCACCTGATGGCCATTTTCTGCAAGGACCATGGCAAGTGCTGTTCCCCATGAGCCAGCGCCTAGTACGGCAATATTTTTGGACGTCAAGTCATCACTTCTCCAATCTATTGGTATATTTTCTATTTACTTGATTTGTAAGCCGGACCGTTGTGTTCAGAGTAGTATTCATAATACTTGTCGTTCATGCGGCGTGCAGCAAAAATCAATAATGCGCCGATGAATAAGACGGCGGCTAATACTTGGCTGACACGGAATGGTCCCCACCACAAGCTGTCTGTCCGCAACCCTTCGATGAAGAAGCGGCCAAATGAGTACCAGATCAGATATAGTAAGGTGGTGTCGCCAATACGCAAGGTTTTATTGCGTGAACGGACGAATAATAGAACAACTACCCCAAGGATGTTCCAGACTGATTCGTACAGGAAAGTTGGATGGTAGTAAGCTCCGTTGATATGCATGCCGTCAACGATGAATTGCGGTAAATGTAAGGTATCTTGCAGGAATTCTAAAGTCACTTCCCCACCGTGGGCTTCTTGGTTAACGAAGTTACCCCAACGACCGATGGCTTGCGCTAGTAATAGGTAGGGCGCTACCGTATCCGTTACGAATAAGGGGGCCATTTTCTTTGATTTAGCGTAGAAATAAAGGGTTAATCCTCCGGCGATGACACCACCATAAATGGCGATCCCACCATTCCAAATTTGTAGAATTTCGCCTGGATTTTGTAGGTAGTAGTCTAGTTCAAATAAAACGTAGTAAGCACGTGCACCAACAAAACCAATTAGAATGGTCCATACAGCTGCGTCTAAAATAAATTCTTCATCCCAACCCTTACGACGAAAATCTCTTGAAGCAAATGTAAGGGCTAATAAAATAGCAGCCCCGATAAAAATCCCGTACCAACGGATTGGCCAGCCGAATATATCAAAAGCGACTGGATCTATTGCAGCTATATTCATCATTTTGTTCTTTCTCTCCTATGTGTTAATTCCTTTAGTTAAATCCTTATTTAATACCATCTATAATTTGTTGTTGTCGATAAGTGTCGTTAAACGGTCGTTAAACATTTGTGCAGCGTCAAAGCCCATTGATTTGGCTCTAAAGTTGATAGCTGCTACCTCGATAATACTTGAAATGTTCCGCCCAGTTTGGACAGGAATGGTAATTTTGGGAATCGCGACCTCTAAAATTTGTTCACGCTCTTCCGCAGTACCCAGGCGGTCAAAATTGCCCCCCCTTTTCAAGTCTTTCAAGTCAATAATCAAGTTTAGCTGTTGTTCTTTACGAACTGCACCTGCCCCGTAAAGAGTCATCACGTCAATAATCCCAAGACCACGAATTTCCATGACATTACGTAGAATTTCAGGCGCTTCACCCATAATTGTCGTGTCATCACGTTGATAAAAATCTACGCGGTCATCAGCCACTAAACGGTGTCCACCTTTTACAAGTTCTAAAGCGGTTTCTGATTTACCTACACCAGAATGGCCAGTAATCATAATACCCAGCCCGTATACATCCACAAATACCCCATGTTTTGAGATTTGCTCTGCTAAGTGAGCATGCAACATTTCCGCTAAGTTACTAGACAGACGGGTCGTCGTTGTTGTTGAACTTAATACAGGAATATGATTTTCTTCAGCAGCTTGAATCACTTCATATTCCGGTTGTAATCCTCTAGAGAAAATAAAGAATGGTGTATCTTCTTTTGAGAGACGGCGCATAATTAATAAACGCTCATCCGAAGTCATTCTAGACAAATATGTATGCTCTGCACGTCCAAACAATTGGACACGCTCAGATGGATAATAGTTAAAATAGCCGGTAATTTCCAAACCAGGTCTCGAAATATCACTGGTAATGATCTCGCGGTCTAAATAATCTGCACCACAAATAACCTCAAAATCAAATTTTTCGACTAAATCTTTCACGGTTACCTTTGTCATATACGGTTTCCTTTCTTAACAAGTCACTTTGCCCCTATTTTACCATACTAGACCCATATGGACAGTTGGATAAGCTGTAATTTGTGAAAAAGAAAAATCCGCCCGTCAATCTGGCATTCAGATCAACAAGCGGATTAGGATTTAAAATAAATTCGACTAGGTCGGCTCTCGCACCCTAGTCGGGTTCGAGCCTCCAGACAGGGCTGCGTTTCAGCTTAAGCTGTAGCTGACTTCGCCAACTACTGCCTTAAACTTCCAACGTTCCTGTCTGAGCGTCGGCTCTCGCACCCTTCTTAGTCGAGCTCAAAATGTCAGGATCGTGCCGCTTCAGACATGAAGTGTGTGATGTACCATCACACTTATGTCTTCCACCGTTACGAGTCTAAGCGACATTTCTCACATCCTTCATTATTTCCCGGCTTCGATAAATTTCTCAAAGAACCAATGGTACATCGAGAACAAGAAGGCTGCGGCGATTGCGTAAAAGAAGTTTGCGAATACAAAGGATGTTGGGAAGAACAAGCCTACGATAATAAACATAAAGCCATTGACGACTAATCTAAACAAACCGAATGTTAGGATATTTAATGGTAATGCCAACAAGTTTACGATAGGACGAATAATTGAGTTCACAATACTCAATACGATAGCTACTAAGATTGCTGACCAAAAATCTGCCACATATACATTAGGGGCAAGAATCCACGAAATAGCCATCAAGCCTAATGCATCAATAAGTGTTGCTAATAAAAACCGTCTCATAATTAAAAATCACGCCAACTTTCTTCCTCATCAGGATTGTCTTTTGAATCTTTACTATAGCTAGATTCATTATAGTCGTCCTGATCTTCAGCATCAAATGATTTAGTCTGACGGTATTCGTCACGGTCATGTCTATCTACACGTGTACGACCTTCATCCCTTGGTAAAATCAATGCTAACAATAGATAAATCAGTATCCCAGCTCCGCCAGAAAGTGTGACGAAGACAAAAATTACACGGACAATCGTTGGGTCAATTTCAAAGTACTCAGCAATCCCGGCACATACACCATCTAATTTTACGTCATTACGTGATTTTGTTAATTTCTTAGCCATTCTATTCACTCCTACCTTCTTAGTGGCTTCTGTTGGGCATTACAAAAATTAAAATAATGTAGATTAGCCAAACTGGAAACTGTGTCAAACTTAATAATACTGCGATGATACGGACTAAATTACCAGAAATACCAAAGTATTCACCAATACCACCACATACCCCAAATAAGTAACTATCTTTTCTTGACTTCATTAATCTCCCTGACATATTAAATCTCTCCTCTACGCATATCAGCATCATCTTTCACGCGAATATTACCACGCATTGTCTTCAAGTTCACTCGATAAGCCTTTTCTTCAGCTACATCATGGTAAAATGCTTTTTGTTTGTTAAATTGATCGTTGACTTGTGATTGACTCTTAATTAAGTCTGAACGGAACATGATTTCACCTTGGTTGGTGTGGGCTAACCCATCAACCGCTGTACCTG from Aerococcus urinaeequi includes:
- the galU gene encoding UTP--glucose-1-phosphate uridylyltransferase GalU, encoding MAKVRKAIIPAAGLGTRFLPATKAMAKEMLPIVNKPTIQFIVEEALASGIEDILIVTGKSKRPIEDHFDSNVELESNLADKGRDDLLEIIGETVGLNLFFKRQSYPKGLGDAVLQAKAFVGDEPFVVMLGDDLMVDEVPLTKQLIDAYDVTKASNIAVMPVPHEDTDKYGVIDPEAQFSEKIYNVKQFVEKPKPEDAPSNLAIIGRYLLTPEIFDLLETQGEGAGNEIQLTDAIDRLNKTQRVFAYEFTGRRYDVGNKLGYMQTSIEYGLEQDDIKEGLKEYLLSIEDEL
- a CDS encoding NAD(P)H-dependent glycerol-3-phosphate dehydrogenase — encoded protein: MVLAENGHQVTLWTHNPEQAREIQTTGKNDHYLPDLVLPKNIIATNDMALALDQADLINFVVPTKAIRQVASQVVTILQEKNVHELPVIMHAAKGLEQSTHLRISEILTEVFQPIGQARVVVLSGPSHAEEVVKHDITTITAASIDDEACHLVQEVFMNDYFRVYTNPDIIGVELAGSLKNIIALGAGALVGAGYGDNAKAALITRGLAEITRLGVAMGADPLTFMGLSAVGDLIVTATSIHSRNWRAGQQVGQGQAVKDVEDHMGMVVEGFATAVSAYELAQEEGVDMPITQAIYKVIQGESSIQDVITALMARERKGELQFEDDLKDIF
- the lgt gene encoding prolipoprotein diacylglyceryl transferase, with the translated sequence MMNIAAIDPVAFDIFGWPIRWYGIFIGAAILLALTFASRDFRRKGWDEEFILDAAVWTILIGFVGARAYYVLFELDYYLQNPGEILQIWNGGIAIYGGVIAGGLTLYFYAKSKKMAPLFVTDTVAPYLLLAQAIGRWGNFVNQEAHGGEVTLEFLQDTLHLPQFIVDGMHINGAYYHPTFLYESVWNILGVVVLLFVRSRNKTLRIGDTTLLYLIWYSFGRFFIEGLRTDSLWWGPFRVSQVLAAVLFIGALLIFAARRMNDKYYEYYSEHNGPAYKSSK
- the hprK gene encoding HPr(Ser) kinase/phosphatase; amino-acid sequence: MTKVTVKDLVEKFDFEVICGADYLDREIITSDISRPGLEITGYFNYYPSERVQLFGRAEHTYLSRMTSDERLLIMRRLSKEDTPFFIFSRGLQPEYEVIQAAEENHIPVLSSTTTTTRLSSNLAEMLHAHLAEQISKHGVFVDVYGLGIMITGHSGVGKSETALELVKGGHRLVADDRVDFYQRDDTTIMGEAPEILRNVMEIRGLGIIDVMTLYGAGAVRKEQQLNLIIDLKDLKRGGNFDRLGTAEEREQILEVAIPKITIPVQTGRNISSIIEVAAINFRAKSMGFDAAQMFNDRLTTLIDNNKL
- a CDS encoding phage holin family protein translates to MRRFLLATLIDALGLMAISWILAPNVYVADFWSAILVAIVLSIVNSIIRPIVNLLALPLNILTFGLFRLVVNGFMFIIVGLFFPTSFVFANFFYAIAAAFLFSMYHWFFEKFIEAGK
- a CDS encoding PspC domain-containing protein — encoded protein: MAKKLTKSRNDVKLDGVCAGIAEYFEIDPTIVRVIFVFVTLSGGAGILIYLLLALILPRDEGRTRVDRHDRDEYRQTKSFDAEDQDDYNESSYSKDSKDNPDEEESWRDF
- a CDS encoding PspC domain-containing protein, with product MSGRLMKSRKDSYLFGVCGGIGEYFGISGNLVRIIAVLLSLTQFPVWLIYIILIFVMPNRSH